One genomic window of Mycteria americana isolate JAX WOST 10 ecotype Jacksonville Zoo and Gardens chromosome Z, USCA_MyAme_1.0, whole genome shotgun sequence includes the following:
- the CHRNA6 gene encoding neuronal acetylcholine receptor subunit alpha-6, which yields METNLWLRHIWNDYKLRWDPREYDGIEFVRVPADKIWKPDIVLYNNAVGDFQVEGKTKALLRYDGMITWTPPAIFKSSCPMDITFFPFDHQNCSLKFGSWTYDKAKIDLLIIGSKVDMNDFWENSEWEIVDASGYKHDIKYNCCEEIYTDITYSFYIRRLPMFYTINLIIPCLFISFLTVLVFYLPSDCGEKVTLCISVLLSLTVFLLVITETIPSTSLVIPLVGEYLLFTMIFVTLSIVITVFVLNIHYRTPTTHTMPKWVKTVFLSLLPKVLLMQRPLEQQKKNISRKNKKGSANTSGKSKHSKHKDTKSHKEQRCSHCDQATELTTTKRRRSSHQSLKWMAEHMDYSPEVKDVISSVQFIAENMRSQNETKEVEDDWKYVAMVIDRVFLWVFIILCVFGTAGLFIQPLIADT from the exons ATGGAAACAAATTTGTGGCTAAGACAC ATTTGGAATGACTACAAATTGCGATGGGATCCCAGAGAATACGACGGCATTGAATTTGTTCGGGTACCAGCAGATAAAATTTGGAAACCAGATATTGTCTTGTATAATAA TGCTGTGGGAGATTTTCAAGTTGAAGGCAAGACTAAAGCCCTCCTTCGCTATGATGGAATGATCACCTGGACCCcaccagctatttttaaaagctcctgTCCTATGGATATTACCTTTTTCCCATTTGATCATCAGAACTGTTCACTGAAATTCGGCTCATGGACCTATGACAAAGCCAAAATTGATCTTCTGATCATTGGATCCAAAGTAGATATGAATGACTTCTGGGAAAATAGTGAATGGGAAATAGTTGATGCTTCTGGCTACAAACATGACATCAAATATAACTGCTGTGAAGAGATCTACACAGACATAACATATTCCTTTTATATTCGAAGGTTGCCAATGTTTTACACCATAAATCTGATCATTCCCTGTCTCTTCATCTCATTCCTGACCGTGCTAGTTTTTTACCTGCCATCTGACTGTGGTGAGAAGGTGACTCTTTGCATCTCTGTGCTCCTTTCTTTGACTGTATTTTTACTGGTGATCACAGAAACAATCCCATCCACCTCTTTAGTAATCCCTCTTGTAGGTGAATATTTACTCTTCACTATGATATTTGTGACTCTGTCAATTGTCATCACGGTGTTTGTCCTGAATATACATTACAGGACTCCAACCACACACACAATGCCCAAATGGGTAAAAACCGTCTTCCTTAGCCTGCTCCCCAAAGTCCTGTTGATGCAGAGGCCGCtagaacagcagaagaaaaacatttccagaaaaaacaagaaaggatCAGCCAATACGTCAGGCAAGTCAAAGCACAGCAAACACAAAGATACCAAATCACACAAGGAGCAGCGATGCAGTCACTGTGATCAGGCAACTGAACTCACTACCACCAAAAGAAGACGATCAAGCCATCAGTCACTGAAATGGATGGCAGAGCACATGGACTACTCCCCAGAAGTGAAGGATGTCATTAGCAGCGTTCAGTTCATTGCAGAGAACATGAGGTCtcaaaatgaaaccaaagag gtgGAAGATGACTGGAAATACGTAGCTATGGTGATAGACAGAGTATTTCTCTGGGTATTTATAATCCTTTGTGTGTTTGGGACTGCAGGGCTCTTTATCCAGCCGCTAATAGCAGATACATAA